The nucleotide sequence CCGCCACCCTTCGTTCTATCAGCTGCCCCACGCCGTCAACCACATGTGAGGAGGGCGCCATGCAACACAGCATCACCTTGCAGGACGACCTGACCCAGCAATACCTGCTGCGCATCGGCGATACCTGCCTGATTCTGGGGCAGCGCATTGCCGAATGGGCGGGGCATGCTCCTGTTTTGGAAGAAGACATTGCGCTCTCCAACATGGCGCTGGACCTGATAGGTCAGGCCCGTGGCGTGCTCACGTTGGCAGGCAAGGCGTCTGGCCACGATGAAGACCAGCTGGCCTTTCTGCGCGAGGAACGCCACTACTACAACCCCACGCTGGTCGAGCTGCCACGCGGCGACTTCGCCTTTACCGTGCTGCGCAACACCATGGCGGCCACGCTGCTGGTGTTGCTGTGGGACGCGCTGCAAAAGTCCAGCAATGCAGAGCTGGCCGCCATTTCTGGCCAGGCCTTGAAGGAAGCGCGTTACCACCAGCAGCATGCAGCCGACTGGGTGGTGCGCCTGGGCGACGGCACGGATGAATCGCACCGCCGCGCACAGGCCGCGGTGGATGCGCTGTGGCGCTACACGCCTGAGCTGTTCAGCGGCGATGCGGTGGATCTGCATGCCGACAAGACCGGTCTGGGCCCCGCCTGGGGAGCTTTGCATCAACAGTGGCAAGCCCAGATGGATGCTGTGCTGCAAGCTGCAACTTTGGTAGCGCCCAAGGATTCGGCCTTTATCAGCACCGGCAAGCGCGGCGTGCATAGCGAGCACATGGGCTACATCCTGGCCGAGATGCAGCACCTGCAGCGTGCCTATCCGGGCGGAGTCTGGTGATGAGCGCCGCAGCCTCCATCGCTGAATCGCCACGTGTGCTGCAGGCCTGGGCCGTGCTGGCGCAGATTCCCGACCCGGAAGTGCCAGCTGTGACGCTGTGCGATCTGGGCATGGTGCGCTCGGTGCAGGAAAGCGGTGATGTGCTGGAAGTGGCTCTTACGCCCACCTACTCTGGATGTCCAGCTACGGAAATGATAGAGCAGAGCGTGGTGGATGGCTTGCAGAGCGCGGGCCTCGGTCCGGTACAGGTCAAGCTGCAGCGTGCCCCCGCATGGACTACGGACTGGATCACGCCTGAGGGCCGCGACAAGCTGCGTGCCTATGGCATTGCCCCACCCGGTGCCGTGCAGGCGCACGAGCCCATCACCCTGCGATTCATGCCGCGTGAGCAGTATCAGCAGCAACGCACAGCAGCCTCGGCCGAGATTGCCTGCCCGCGCTGCGGCAGTGTGCAGACCGAGCGTTTGTCCGCTTATGGATCGACGGCCTGCAAGTCGCTGTACCGCTGCGTGAGCTGCCACGAACCCTTCGAGTACTTCAAACCCATCTAGGCCAGCGAAAGAAGCCCATGAGTACCTTGTTTTACCCCCTGACGGTGCGCTCGGTGCAGCCTGATACGGCCGAGGCTGCCATTGTGAGTTTCGATGTGCCCGATGAACTGCGCGAGCAGTTTGCCTTCACCCAGGGCCAGTACCTGACGCTGCGCAGCGAGGTCGATGGGCAGGACCTGCGCCGCAGCTACTCCATCTGCGCGGGTGTGGATGACGGCCAGTTGCGCGTGGGCGTGCGCCGTGTGGATGGCGGTGCGTTTTCGAACTGGGTGCATGAGCAGCTCAAGGCTGGCGATCAGATTCAGGTCATGCCGCCGCAAGGGCGCTTCTTCATTCCTGTCGAGCCACAGGCGCAGCACCACTATCTGGCGGTGGCGGGCGGCAGCGGCATCACGCCCATTCTGTCCATCATCAAGACCGTGCTGGCGCGCGAGCCGGGCAGCCGCTTCACGCTGCTGTACGGCAACCGCAGCCTGCAGTCCACCATGTTCAAGGAAGAGCTGGACGACCTCAAGAACCGTTATCTGACGCGGCTGGTGCTGCACCATGTGTTCTCACGCGAGGAGACTGAGGCGCCGCTGAACATGGGGCGCATGAACCAGGCCAAGGTGGCCGATTTGCTCAAGGCCGTGGCGCCTGTGGCAGATCTGGATGCCGTCTTTGTCTGCGGGCCCTATCAGATGAATGACGAGGTGGAAGCCGCCTTGCTGGCCGCTGGCGTGCCCGCAGAACGCATTCATATCGAACGCTTTGGCGTGCTGCCCTCTGCGGGCGGCTCCGCAGGCGCGGCCAATCCGCGCAGTGAGCAGGATGCAAAGACAGCGCAGATCACACTGATTCGCGATGGGCTGACGCGCAGCTTCCCGTTCAAGGCGGCCCACGGCAATTTGCTGCAGGCGGCAGAAGCTGCGGGGCTGGAAGTGCCGTATTCCTGCACCTCGGGCGTGTGCGGCACCTGCCGCGCCAAATGCACGCAGGGCGAGGTGCGCATGGAGCGCAACTTTGCTCTCAACGCGCAGGAAGTCGCGCAGGGCTTTGTGCTGACCTGCCAGTGCCACCCTGTCAGCGCTTCGGTTACGCTATCGTTTGATGAGCGTTAAGCGTTCGTCATCAAATGGTTTCATGCAGAAACTGATCTGAAAGCATTGAAGAGAAAGCGCAAGGTGCTACGAAATGGCTAGAGGGCGAGCTGCCGGTTACGACGATCAGCGAGAGCAAATCCTGCAGCAGGCGGCAGCGCTGTTTGCGCGTCAGGGCTATGCGGCCACCAGCATGAACGAGGTGGCCCAGGCCTGCGGTCTGTCCAAACCGGCGATCTATCACTACTTTCGTGACAAATACGCGCTGCTGTTTGAAATCTGCAATACGCATCTCACGCGCCTGCTGGCGCTGGAGCAGGCGGCCAAGCAGTCAGCTCTGCAGACCCCGGGCGTCGATGCCGAGCAAAGCCTGCGCCAGTTGATTGCCAGTTTTGTCGAGGAATATGCGCTGTCCGCCCATGCCCATCGTGTGCTGACGGAAAGCGTGCGTTATCTGCAGGGCGACGACCTGCAACAGGTTTTGAACAAGGAGCGTGCGCTGGTGGCGGGCTTTAGCGCAACACTGGCGCAGATACGCCCTGACCTGGATGAGGCAGGGCTTTCCAAGGCCATCAGCATGCTGCTTTTTGGCATGATGAACTGGATGTTTACCTGGTTGCGCTCTGATGGTGCGTTGGATCAGGAGGCGATGGCTCAGCTGGTTGCGGACTTGTTTCTGGGTGGAATTGGGGAGGTAAAAACCCCGAGCCTGAAAGCTGAAAAAAAGCTGGCGCAAATATAGTTACCAAGATAAATTTCTGGCTTTGAGAGATTGAATATGTACCGAGGAACTGAACGGCCAACCCGATAAAAAAGCCGTCGTTCAAGGATATGCCCGCTGTGATTTTTGTGTGAACCACTTCAAGGAGACAAACATGAAGCGCATTGCAAAACTGGGTCTGGTAGCTGCCGCACTGGCTGCCGTATGGGGTACGGCCATGGCCGATATCACGGTGGGGGTGGTGGTGTCGGCCACAGGCCCTGCCGCATCGCTGGGCATTCCTGAAAAGAACACGGTGGCACTGATGCCCCAGACCATGGGAGGCCAGAAGGTCAATTATGTGATTCTGGATGACGCATCGGACACCACGGCGGCGGTCTCCAACACCCGCAAGCTCATCAGCGAAAACAAGGCCGACATCATCATCGGCTCCAGCACCACGCCCAACTCGCTGGCCATGATTGATGTAGTCTCTGAGAGCAAGACCCCCATGATTACGCTGGGCGCCTCGGCTCGCATCATCGAACCCATGGATGACAAAAAAAAGTGGGTCTTCAAGGTGCCGCAGAACGACAGCATGATGGCCGGCGCCATTGCCGACCACATGGCCAAGAGCGGTGTGAAGACAGTGGGCTTCATCGGCTTCAATGACGCCTACGGCGAAGGCTGGTTGCAGGAATTCAAGAAAGCCACCGAAGCCAAGGGCATCAAGCTGGTGGCAACAGAGGCGTTCTCGCGCACCGATACCTCGGTGACAGGACAGGCGCTCAAGATCATGGGCGCCAAGCCTGATGCGGTGCTGGTGGCGGGCTCTGGCACACCAGCAGCACTGCCTGAAAAGACGCTCAAGGAGCGCGGCTACAAGGGCAAGTACTACCAGACGCACGGCGTTGCCAACGCGGACTTCCTGCGTGTGGGCGGCAAGGATGTGGAAGGCACGCTGCTGCCCGCAGGCCCTGTGCTGGTGTCGCACCAGTTGCCTGACAGCCACCCTGTGAAGAAGACGGCCGTGTCCTATGTGGACAGCTATGAAGCCAAATATGGCAAGGGCAGCGCAGCGACCTTCGGAGGTCACAGCTGGGATGCTGGCAAGGTGCTGGAAGCAGCTGTGCCCGCGGCGCTGAAGAAAGCACAGCCCGGCACACCAGAGTTCCGCGCTGCACTGCGCGATGCGCTGGAGCAGACCAAGGGCGTGGCGGGCGCGCATGGCGTCTTCACCATGTCGCCTACAGACCACCTGGGCATCCAGAACGGTGTGGTCATGGTCAAGATCGAAAACGGTACCTGGAAGTACCAGCCCTAAGTTCGTCTAGCTCCTCTCATCTCGTCCTGCGAATGCCCTGAGGCATGCAGGCGGGGTGGGCTGTGGGCGGCTTCAGCGAAAGTCTCCATCATGGATTTGCAGATCGCCTTGCTGCTTGGGCAGGATGGCATTGTCAACGGCGCCATTTATGGCCTGCTGGCGGTAGCCCTGGTGCTCGTTTTTTCCGTTACCCGTGTCATCTTCATACCGCAGGGTGAGTTTGTTTCCTTTGGCGCGCTGACCCTGGCCATGATGCAGGCCAAGCACATGCCATCCACACTCTGGCTGCTGCTGGCGCTGGCCGCTGCGGTGCTGGTGATTGATATTTTTCGCTCCTTTACCGGGCGTGAGGTGAGCTGGCCCGCATCGCTGTTCTGGACCGTTCTGGTGCCTGGGGTGGCGTTCGTGCTGGCCTATGTGCTGCGCCCTTCATCGCTGATGCTGCAGGCCGTCACCACGCTGGCCATCATCACACCCATGGGGCCGCTGATGTACCGGCTGGTGTATCGCCCGCTGGCCAATGCCACGGTGCTCAGCCTGCTCATTGTTTCCGTAGCTATGCACGGCGTACTGGTGGGGCTTGGGTTGTATTTCTTTGGTGCAGAAGGCTCGCGCACACCCGCGTTTTCTGAGGCATCTTTCCAACTGGGTGACATTCCTGTTTCGGGGCAGTCGCTGGTTGTTGTGGGTGTTGCCATCGTGCTGGTGTTGGCGCTGTTTGTGTTCTTTGGCCGCTCCATGGTGGGCAAGGCGCTGCGTGCCACTGCCATCAACCGTGTGGGGGCGCGCCTGATGGGAATTCCCACAGGTCTGGCTGGGGATGTGAGCTTTGCACTGGCCGCGCTGATCGGCGCTATTTCGGGCCTGCTGATTGCGCCTATCACCACGGTGTATTACGACACCGGCTTTCTGATCGGACTCAAAGGCTTTGTGGCCGCGATTGTGGGCGGTCTGGCCAGCTACCCGCTGGCGTTGGCGGGCGCCATTCTGGTGGGCATGCTTGAGGCGTTTTCCTCCTTCTGGGCCAGTGCATACAAGGAAGTGCTGGTCTTCACCCTGATCATCCCGGTGCTGTGGTGGCGCTCGCGTAACAGCCATCATGTGGAGGAAGAAGAATGAGCTCGCCCCTGCCTTCTCAAACTGCGGCTTCTCAGCCTGCCTCCATTGCGGCGGTGCAGCAAGGTCGCCAGGGCCTGATCAGCGCCCGTGTGCTGACGCTGATTGCCCTTGTTCTGCTGGCCGTTTCCTGGAATTTTCTGCCCGACTTCACCGTGGTGGTGTTGTGCTACATCGGCCTTTACTCCATGGTGGCTCTGGGCCTAGTGATGCTGACGGGCGTGGGCGGCATGACTTCGTTTGGTCAGGCGGCCTTTGTGGGCGTGGGAGCCTACGCCACGGCCTGGGTCTGCACATCGCCTGTGGCAGCGAACGCCTTGGGCGGCATCTTCGGGGCTCAGGCTCTGCCCTGGCTGGGCTTGCTGCTGGGCTTTGTCATCACCTTCATCGTGGCCTGGGTGCTGGGCTCTGTCACGGTGAAGCTGCAGGGCCACTATCTGCCGCTGTGCACGATTGCCTGGGGCCTGAGTCTGTACTACCTGTTCGGTAATATGGAGTTTCTGGGCGGCCAGACCGGCCTGACCGGCATTCCTGCCATCAAGGTCGCGGGGCTTGATCTGTCTTCGTCGCGCACGATTGGTGTGGTGATCTGGGTGGTGATGCTGCTGGCCATGTGGCTGCTCTACAACCTGCTGGATTCGCGGGAAGGCCGGGCGATTCGCTCGCTCAAGGGCGGCCAGGTCATGGCGGAATCCATGGGCGTCAATACCGCGCGCTACCGCGTCAAGCTCTTTGTGTTGGCGGCCCTGCTGGCCACGCTGTCGGGCTGGCTGTATGCGCATATGCAGCGCTTTGTCAGCCCTGCGCCGTTCAACCTGAACATCGGTATCGAATACCTGTTCATGGCCGTGGTGGGCGGTGCAGGCCACCTGTGGGGCGCCGTGCTGGGGGCCACCATCATTACCTTGCTCAAGGAAAAGCTGCAGGACATCTTGCCTGCGCTGCTGGGCAGCAATGGCAACTTTGAAACCATTGTGTTTGGCCTGCTGATGGTGCTGGTGCTGCAGCGTTTTGCCGAAGGACTGTGGCCCACGCTGCAGCGGCTGACTGCTGGCGTGATTCGCAAGCCGGAAAAAAAGGTGCAGGCCGAACCCACGGCGCTGGATCAGCGCGCTTTGCCCGCCGTTGATACGGTGCTATTGAAGGCAGAGCATGTGACCAAGCGCTTTGGCGGGCTGGTGGCCAATAACGATGTATCCATGTTCTTGAAGGCGGGCGAGGTTCACGCCTTGATCGGCCCCAACGGTGCTGGCAAGAGCACGTTCTTCAACATGATCTCGGGTGTGGATTCACCGACCGAAGGCAAGGTGCAGCTCATGGGCCAGGTCATGGGCGATGCCCCGTCGCGTCAGTTCGCGGCGCTGGGGCTGGGTCGTACCTTCCAGCATGTGCGCTTGCTGGGCCAGCGCAGTGTTCTGGAGAACGTGGCGCTGGGCGCGCACCGGCGTGCCCACAAAGGCTGGCTGGCGTCCATGCTGCGCATGGATCGTGGCGAAGAGGCCGCTTTGCTGGCCGAGGCGCGCAAGCAGATCGAGCGCTGCGGTCTGGGCCCTTATGCCGACGTGCCCGCTGCCTCTTTGGCGCTGGGCCAGCAACGTATTGTTGAAATTGCGCGTGCTCTGGCAGGCCAGCCTGCCGCCTTACTGCTGGATGAGCCTGCGGCTGGTCTGCGTCACCTGGAAAAACAGGCTCTGGCCGATTTGCTGCGCCAGTTGCGTGCCGAGGGCCTGGGCATTCTGGTGGTGGAGCACGATATGGAATTTGTGATGAACTTGGCAGACCGCATTACGGTGCTGGAGTTTGGCACAGTGATTGCCGAAGGCTCGCCAGCCGAGATTCAGACCAATCAGCGCGTGCTGGACGCCTATCTTGGCGGTGCCGATGAGGAGGATGCTGCATGAGCGATAAAGCATTGCTGGAGCTGCGCGGCCTGTGTGTTTCCTATGGGCCGGTGGAAGCCGTGCACCAGGTCAACCTGGGTGTGCAGCCCGGAGAAATCGTCACAGTGATCGGCCCCAATGGCGCGGGCAAGACCACCCTGCTTTCCGCGGCCATGGGCTTGCTGCCCTCCAAGGGCGAAATCTGGCTGGATGGTGAACGCATAGCCAAGCCGTCGGTAGAGGCCATGGTGGCGCGCGGCCTGGGGCTGGTGCCGGAAAAGCGCGAGCTGTTTGGCGAGATGTCGGTGGAAGACAACTTGCTGCTGGGCGGCTTCTCGCTGTGGCGCAAGGGCCAGCGCGACCAGAACGCTCGCATGGAGGAGGTATTTGCCATCTTCCCGCGCCTGAAAGAGCGCAGAGCGCAGATGGCGTCCACGCTCTCGGGCGGCGAGCGGCAGATGCTGGCCATTGGCCGCGCCCTGATGGCCAAACCACGGCTGTTGATGCTTGATGAACCTTCGCTGGGCCTGGCGCCGCTGATCGTCAAGGAAGTGCTGCAGGTGGTGGCCAGCCTGCGCAATCATGGCGTTTCAGTGCTGCTGGTTGAACAGAATGCGCGCGCTGCGCTCAAGGTGGCAGACAGGGCTTTTGTGCTGGAGATGGGGGCCGTCGCGCTCAGCGGCAAGGCCAGCGATCTGCTGGGCGACAAGCGCATCATCGAAACCTATCTGGGCATGGGTAACAAGGCCGCTGTCGAAACGGTCTGAGCCTTTTCAGATGCTTGAAAACGCAGCCTCAGGGCTGCGTTTTGCTTTGTGCATGCCTGTCATGCAAACGTCATTGAAATGACTCGCAGGCTTCATCTGCTTTTTTCACAAT is from Comamonas fluminis and encodes:
- the paaC gene encoding 1,2-phenylacetyl-CoA epoxidase subunit PaaC, translating into MQHSITLQDDLTQQYLLRIGDTCLILGQRIAEWAGHAPVLEEDIALSNMALDLIGQARGVLTLAGKASGHDEDQLAFLREERHYYNPTLVELPRGDFAFTVLRNTMAATLLVLLWDALQKSSNAELAAISGQALKEARYHQQHAADWVVRLGDGTDESHRRAQAAVDALWRYTPELFSGDAVDLHADKTGLGPAWGALHQQWQAQMDAVLQAATLVAPKDSAFISTGKRGVHSEHMGYILAEMQHLQRAYPGGVW
- the paaD gene encoding 1,2-phenylacetyl-CoA epoxidase subunit PaaD, with translation MSAAASIAESPRVLQAWAVLAQIPDPEVPAVTLCDLGMVRSVQESGDVLEVALTPTYSGCPATEMIEQSVVDGLQSAGLGPVQVKLQRAPAWTTDWITPEGRDKLRAYGIAPPGAVQAHEPITLRFMPREQYQQQRTAASAEIACPRCGSVQTERLSAYGSTACKSLYRCVSCHEPFEYFKPI
- the paaE gene encoding 1,2-phenylacetyl-CoA epoxidase subunit PaaE, which produces MSTLFYPLTVRSVQPDTAEAAIVSFDVPDELREQFAFTQGQYLTLRSEVDGQDLRRSYSICAGVDDGQLRVGVRRVDGGAFSNWVHEQLKAGDQIQVMPPQGRFFIPVEPQAQHHYLAVAGGSGITPILSIIKTVLAREPGSRFTLLYGNRSLQSTMFKEELDDLKNRYLTRLVLHHVFSREETEAPLNMGRMNQAKVADLLKAVAPVADLDAVFVCGPYQMNDEVEAALLAAGVPAERIHIERFGVLPSAGGSAGAANPRSEQDAKTAQITLIRDGLTRSFPFKAAHGNLLQAAEAAGLEVPYSCTSGVCGTCRAKCTQGEVRMERNFALNAQEVAQGFVLTCQCHPVSASVTLSFDER
- a CDS encoding TetR/AcrR family transcriptional regulator; the encoded protein is MARGRAAGYDDQREQILQQAAALFARQGYAATSMNEVAQACGLSKPAIYHYFRDKYALLFEICNTHLTRLLALEQAAKQSALQTPGVDAEQSLRQLIASFVEEYALSAHAHRVLTESVRYLQGDDLQQVLNKERALVAGFSATLAQIRPDLDEAGLSKAISMLLFGMMNWMFTWLRSDGALDQEAMAQLVADLFLGGIGEVKTPSLKAEKKLAQI
- a CDS encoding ABC transporter substrate-binding protein; protein product: MKRIAKLGLVAAALAAVWGTAMADITVGVVVSATGPAASLGIPEKNTVALMPQTMGGQKVNYVILDDASDTTAAVSNTRKLISENKADIIIGSSTTPNSLAMIDVVSESKTPMITLGASARIIEPMDDKKKWVFKVPQNDSMMAGAIADHMAKSGVKTVGFIGFNDAYGEGWLQEFKKATEAKGIKLVATEAFSRTDTSVTGQALKIMGAKPDAVLVAGSGTPAALPEKTLKERGYKGKYYQTHGVANADFLRVGGKDVEGTLLPAGPVLVSHQLPDSHPVKKTAVSYVDSYEAKYGKGSAATFGGHSWDAGKVLEAAVPAALKKAQPGTPEFRAALRDALEQTKGVAGAHGVFTMSPTDHLGIQNGVVMVKIENGTWKYQP
- a CDS encoding branched-chain amino acid ABC transporter permease: MDLQIALLLGQDGIVNGAIYGLLAVALVLVFSVTRVIFIPQGEFVSFGALTLAMMQAKHMPSTLWLLLALAAAVLVIDIFRSFTGREVSWPASLFWTVLVPGVAFVLAYVLRPSSLMLQAVTTLAIITPMGPLMYRLVYRPLANATVLSLLIVSVAMHGVLVGLGLYFFGAEGSRTPAFSEASFQLGDIPVSGQSLVVVGVAIVLVLALFVFFGRSMVGKALRATAINRVGARLMGIPTGLAGDVSFALAALIGAISGLLIAPITTVYYDTGFLIGLKGFVAAIVGGLASYPLALAGAILVGMLEAFSSFWASAYKEVLVFTLIIPVLWWRSRNSHHVEEEE
- a CDS encoding ABC transporter permease subunit, which codes for MSSPLPSQTAASQPASIAAVQQGRQGLISARVLTLIALVLLAVSWNFLPDFTVVVLCYIGLYSMVALGLVMLTGVGGMTSFGQAAFVGVGAYATAWVCTSPVAANALGGIFGAQALPWLGLLLGFVITFIVAWVLGSVTVKLQGHYLPLCTIAWGLSLYYLFGNMEFLGGQTGLTGIPAIKVAGLDLSSSRTIGVVIWVVMLLAMWLLYNLLDSREGRAIRSLKGGQVMAESMGVNTARYRVKLFVLAALLATLSGWLYAHMQRFVSPAPFNLNIGIEYLFMAVVGGAGHLWGAVLGATIITLLKEKLQDILPALLGSNGNFETIVFGLLMVLVLQRFAEGLWPTLQRLTAGVIRKPEKKVQAEPTALDQRALPAVDTVLLKAEHVTKRFGGLVANNDVSMFLKAGEVHALIGPNGAGKSTFFNMISGVDSPTEGKVQLMGQVMGDAPSRQFAALGLGRTFQHVRLLGQRSVLENVALGAHRRAHKGWLASMLRMDRGEEAALLAEARKQIERCGLGPYADVPAASLALGQQRIVEIARALAGQPAALLLDEPAAGLRHLEKQALADLLRQLRAEGLGILVVEHDMEFVMNLADRITVLEFGTVIAEGSPAEIQTNQRVLDAYLGGADEEDAA
- a CDS encoding ABC transporter ATP-binding protein, with amino-acid sequence MSDKALLELRGLCVSYGPVEAVHQVNLGVQPGEIVTVIGPNGAGKTTLLSAAMGLLPSKGEIWLDGERIAKPSVEAMVARGLGLVPEKRELFGEMSVEDNLLLGGFSLWRKGQRDQNARMEEVFAIFPRLKERRAQMASTLSGGERQMLAIGRALMAKPRLLMLDEPSLGLAPLIVKEVLQVVASLRNHGVSVLLVEQNARAALKVADRAFVLEMGAVALSGKASDLLGDKRIIETYLGMGNKAAVETV